A stretch of DNA from Jiangella alba:
AGTGGCGCCACCAGTAGAGCGGGCAGCAGGTCACCGACGGGAAGCGGCTTCATCCGCAGCAGCCGCAGCGCGACGCCGACGAGCAGCAGACCGCCGGTCGCCGTGATCGCCGCGACGTAGGCGTCGCCGAGCAGGCCGCCGGCGATGACGCCGACCACCGTCAGCAGCCCCTGCACCACGGCGACGGCGATGGCGGAGGCCATGACGCCCCACCCGAGCGACGCCGCGAACGCGACCGCCGCGAACCCGTCCATCGTCGCCTTGAGCGCCAGTTGGTCGTAGCCGAGGCCCATGCCGTCGGAGAGCGAGCCGAGGATCGTCAGCGGGCCGACGCAGAACAGCAGCGACGTGCTGACGAACCCCTCGACGAAGCGCCGCCGGGCCTCGCCGTCGCCGTCGCGCGACAGCCTCCGCTGCAGCCCGGACCCGACGTCCTCCAGCCGCGCCTCGATCCGCAGCAGCGAGCCGGCGATGCCGCCGATCAGCAGCGCGCCCAGCACGATCAGCACCGTCGCGGAGTCGCCCACCTCCGCGGCGAACCCCGCGTCCAGCACGGCGGCCGCGGAGACCGCCGCGATGAGCAGTGTCACCAGCCCCAGCGCGTCGGTGACGACGTCGCGGGTGCGCTGCGGCAGCCGGTGGCCGACGAGCAGCCCGGCGGCGGAGCCGGCGACGACGGTGACGACGTTGAGGACGGTGCCGAACCCCGGGAACATCCGGCGTCAGTCGCCGGGTTCGATCGGGATCAGGAAGCAGGTGAGCCGCGCGGTGCAGACCCGCCGGCCGTCGTCGTCGCTGATGACGATCTCGTAGCTGGCCGAGCTGCGGCCCAGGTGCGCCGGCGTGGCCACCGCCGTGACGTGCCCGGACCGGACGCCGCGGTGGTGGGTGGCGTTGATGTCGACGCCGACGGCGTACTTGTCCGGCGCGCCGTGCAGGTTGGCCGCGACCGAACCGGCGCTCTCGGCCAGCACGCACGACGCGCCGCCGTGCAGCAGCCCGAACGGCTGGGTGTTGCCCTCGACCGGCATCCGCGCGACCACCCGCTCGGCGCTGGCCTCGACGTACTCGATGCCCATGCGGGTGTCGAGCGGGGCGTGCGGGACGCCGGGCTGGCGGTTGTACGCGGCGACGGAGTCACGGGCCGGATCGGTCATGGCCGGACGATATCGCGGCCGGGAACGGGGTCGTCCGGGCAGACCCTGCGACAATGTCGGAACCGGCTACTAGGGTTGCCGCGTGGTCGCTGCATCCGATACTCCCCGCCTCCTGCTCCTCGACGGTCACTCGCTGGCCTACCGGGCGTTCTACGCGCTCAAGGACGCCAACCTCGTCACGACGACGGGCCAGCACACCGAGGGCGTGTACGGCTTCACGTCCATGCTCATCAACGTGCTGCGCGACGAAGCGCCCACGCACGTCGCGGTGGCCTTCGACGTGTCCCGCAAGACGTTCCGCAGCGAGGCGTTCCCGGAGTACAAGGCCAACCGCAGCAAGTCGCCCGAGGAGTTCAGCGGCCAGCTCGACCTCGTCAAAGAGGTGCTCAC
This window harbors:
- a CDS encoding DUF554 domain-containing protein, encoding MFPGFGTVLNVVTVVAGSAAGLLVGHRLPQRTRDVVTDALGLVTLLIAAVSAAAVLDAGFAAEVGDSATVLIVLGALLIGGIAGSLLRIEARLEDVGSGLQRRLSRDGDGEARRRFVEGFVSTSLLFCVGPLTILGSLSDGMGLGYDQLALKATMDGFAAVAFAASLGWGVMASAIAVAVVQGLLTVVGVIAGGLLGDAYVAAITATGGLLLVGVALRLLRMKPLPVGDLLPALLVAPLLVSIVAVIRS
- a CDS encoding PaaI family thioesterase codes for the protein MTDPARDSVAAYNRQPGVPHAPLDTRMGIEYVEASAERVVARMPVEGNTQPFGLLHGGASCVLAESAGSVAANLHGAPDKYAVGVDINATHHRGVRSGHVTAVATPAHLGRSSASYEIVISDDDGRRVCTARLTCFLIPIEPGD